In one window of Henckelia pumila isolate YLH828 chromosome 1, ASM3356847v2, whole genome shotgun sequence DNA:
- the LOC140874956 gene encoding 14 kDa zinc-binding protein, with amino-acid sequence MNSLYFLRGPLLAGRAVGFGFINASKFTANNPSFPLSRLPLRFRRALSSISASDEEAFARAAALNADSETPTIFDKIIAKEIPSTIVYEDEKVLAFRDISPQAPVHVLVIPKLRDGLTQLGKADQRHGEILGHLLYAAKIVAEKEGIIDGFRVVINSGPSACQSVYHLHLHVLGGRQMKWPAG; translated from the exons ATGAATTCCCTCTATTTTTTACG TGGCCCTTTGCTAGCTGGCCGAGCGGTtggttttggttttatcaaCGCATCCAAATTTACGGCAAATAATCCATCTTTCCCACTCTCTCGCCTCCCTCTTCGGTTCCGCAG AGCCTTGTCATCTATAAGTGCAAGTGATGAAGAGGCCTTTGCCAGGGCTGCTGCACTCAATGCTGACAGTGAAACACCAACAAT ATTCGACAAGATTATTGCAAAGGAGATCCCTTCGACCATTGTATACGAGGATGAAAAGGTACTTGCTTTTCGAGATATTAGCCCGCAGGCTCCCGTTCATGTTCTTGTCATACCAAAGTTACGAGATGGGTTAACGCAGCTTGGGAAG GCAGATCAAAGACATGGAGAGATTTTGGGTCACCTTCTTTATGCTGCGAAAATAGTGGCTGAGAAAGAAGGCATCATAGATGGTTTTCGTGTGGTTATTAACAGTGGCCCGTCTGCTT GTCAATCTGTGTACCATCTCCACTTACATGTACTTGGAGGGAGACAGATGAAATGGCCAGCTGGGTAA
- the LOC140884894 gene encoding uncharacterized protein At4g19900 isoform X1, whose product MLRQLRTRRRPRYGTHICALIAAVLLLLSVSLLHSRLAFFNSHAPNHPHQLPLDSTLSYDPLLDDLDNDSLSSSNPNDDRIDEFDDAAAENTDDILTEEEDDDSVQNQNPAVSSPYYFFDPVGGVVRRVYNRRSIEEWEDYVPFNQKLKSDLGFESDKFSPAFGSDDILVDEKLRQKLSEVRKFEDALLLKGSVLRDGWGEWFDKKGDFLRRDRMFKSNIEVLNPLNNPILQDPDGDGVTGLTRGDKVLQKGVFYEFKRTPFLIKKPLAISGSGNANLGRKGENVDIQAQRTERKPLNNDYISKRTSAEVLGKELYADGKRWGYYPGLDGRLSFGNFLDAFFRRVKCKMRIFTVWNSPPWMFGVRQQRALESILYHYRRACVVVFSETIELNFFTEFVKYGYNVAVVMPNLDELLKDTPTHIFASVWQEWKKTENYPTHYSELIRLAALYKYGGIYLDFDVIVLKPLFELNNTVGLENELAEKTLNGAVMSFRKHSPFIMECLTEFYASYDDTLLRWNGADLLTRVARNFSSNKDIVDTKKELLLQPSFIFFPISESTMLRYFSAPATNTQQLEQDALFKKIMNESTTVHLWNGVTSSLIPESGSLIYRLLNQFCIKCSDVL is encoded by the exons ATGCTTCGCCAGCTCCGCACGCGCCGCCGTCCCCGCTACGGCACTCACATTTGCGCTTTAATCGCGGCGGTGCTCCTCCTCCTCTCCGTCTCCCTACTTCACAGCCGCCTCGCCTTTTTCAACTCACACGCCCCTAATCACCCACATCAGCTCCCCCTCGATTCTACTCTTTCTTACGACCCCCTCCTCGACGATCTTGATAACGACTCCCTTAGCTCATCCAATCCCAACGATGACCGCATCGACGAATTCGACGACGCCGCTGCTGAAAACACCGACGATATCCTCACCGAAGAAGAAGACGACGACTCCGTTCAGAATCAAAATCCTGCCGTTTCCTCACCCTACTACTTTTTTGATCCTGTCGGTGGCGTTGTGCGGAGAGTTTACAATAGACGCTCGATTGAGGAGTGGGAAGATTATGTTCCCTTCAATCAGAAACTCAAATCAGATCTAGGATTCGAGAGTGACAAATTTTCGCCCGCGTTTGGGTCGGATGATATTTTAGTGGACGAGAAATTGCGTCAGAAATTGAGTGAAGTGAGGAAATTTGAAGATGCCTTGTTGTTGAAAGGGTCGGTGTTGAGGGACGGGTGGGGTGAGTGGTTTGATAAGAAAGGAGACTTTTTACGGAGGGATCGAATGTTCAAATCCAATATTGAGGTATTGAATCCGTTGAATAATCCAATTTTGCAAGATCCCGATGGGGACGGGGTAACAGGATTGACTAGAGGCGACAAAGTTTTGCAAAAGGGTGTTTTTTATGAGTTTAAGAGAACCCCATTCTTGATCAAGAAACCATTGGCGATTTCTGGATCTGGAAATGCAAACCTCGGAAGAAAGGGTGAAAATGTTGATATTCAAGCGCAGAGGACGGAGAGGAAGCCTTTAAATAATGATTATATTAGTAAAAGGACGAGTGCTGAAGTTTTGGGTAAAGAACTATATGCAGATGGGAAGAGATGGGGTTACTATCCAGGATTAGATGGGAGGCTATCTTTTGGCAACTTTTTGGATGCATTCTTCCGAAGAGTAAAATGTAAGATGAGAATCTTTACGGTGTGGAATTCACCACCATGGATGTTTGGTGTTCGACAGCAGAGGGCGTTAGAGAGCATTCTATATCATTACAGACGTGCATGTGTAGTGGTGTTCTCTGAAACGATAGAGCTCAATTTCTTCACTGAATTTGTTAAATATGG TTATAATGTGGCTGTTGTGATGCCAAATCTTGATGAGCTGCTGAAAGATACACCAACTCACATATTTGCCTCTGTGTGGCAAGAATGGAAGAAGACAGAGAATTACCCTACTCACTATAGCGAACTTATCAGACTCGCTGCGCTTTACAA ATATGGTGgaatttatcttgattttgacGTCATCGTGTTGAAGCCATTATTTGAACTCAATAACACTGTTGGATTGGAGAATGAGCTTGCTGAAAAAACTTTAAATGGTGCAGTGATGTCATTTAGAAAGCACAG TCCTTTTATTATGGAATGCTTGACAGAGTTTTATGCATCATATGATGATACCCTGTTGCGATGGAATGGAGCTGATCTTCTAACCAGAGTAGCCAGGAATTTTTCGAGTAATAAAGATATTGTTGATACGAAGAAAGAGCTCCTATTGCAACCCTCGTTTATTTTCTTCCCAATTAGTGAAAGTACGATGTTGAG GTACTTCAGTGCACCAGCAACAAATACCCAGCAACTTGAACAAGATGCCCTCTTCAAGAAAATTATGAATGAGTCAACGACTGTTCATTTATGGAACGGTGTAACTTCTTCTTTGATTCCAGAATCCGGGAGCCTGATATATAGGCTTCTCAACCAGTTTTGTATCAAATGCTCCGATGTGTTGTAA
- the LOC140884894 gene encoding uncharacterized protein At4g19900 isoform X4, whose product MLRQLRTRRRPRYGTHICALIAAVLLLLSVSLLHSRLAFFNSHAPNHPHQLPLDSTLSYDPLLDDLDNDSLSSSNPNDDRIDEFDDAAAENTDDILTEEEDDDSVQNQNPAVSSPYYFFDPVGGVVRRVYNRRSIEEWEDYVPFNQKLKSDLGFESDKFSPAFGSDDILVDEKLRQKLSEVRKFEDALLLKGSVLRDGWGEWFDKKGDFLRRDRMFKSNIEVLNPLNNPILQDPDGDGVTGLTRGDKVLQKGVFYEFKRTPFLIKKPLAISGSGNANLGRKGENVDIQAQRTERKPLNNDYISKRTSAEVLGKELYADGKRWGYYPGLDGRLSFGNFLDAFFRRVKCKMRIFTVWNSPPWMFGVRQQRALESILYHYRRACVVVFSETIELNFFTEFVKYGQSTTSHIGCSTYKI is encoded by the exons ATGCTTCGCCAGCTCCGCACGCGCCGCCGTCCCCGCTACGGCACTCACATTTGCGCTTTAATCGCGGCGGTGCTCCTCCTCCTCTCCGTCTCCCTACTTCACAGCCGCCTCGCCTTTTTCAACTCACACGCCCCTAATCACCCACATCAGCTCCCCCTCGATTCTACTCTTTCTTACGACCCCCTCCTCGACGATCTTGATAACGACTCCCTTAGCTCATCCAATCCCAACGATGACCGCATCGACGAATTCGACGACGCCGCTGCTGAAAACACCGACGATATCCTCACCGAAGAAGAAGACGACGACTCCGTTCAGAATCAAAATCCTGCCGTTTCCTCACCCTACTACTTTTTTGATCCTGTCGGTGGCGTTGTGCGGAGAGTTTACAATAGACGCTCGATTGAGGAGTGGGAAGATTATGTTCCCTTCAATCAGAAACTCAAATCAGATCTAGGATTCGAGAGTGACAAATTTTCGCCCGCGTTTGGGTCGGATGATATTTTAGTGGACGAGAAATTGCGTCAGAAATTGAGTGAAGTGAGGAAATTTGAAGATGCCTTGTTGTTGAAAGGGTCGGTGTTGAGGGACGGGTGGGGTGAGTGGTTTGATAAGAAAGGAGACTTTTTACGGAGGGATCGAATGTTCAAATCCAATATTGAGGTATTGAATCCGTTGAATAATCCAATTTTGCAAGATCCCGATGGGGACGGGGTAACAGGATTGACTAGAGGCGACAAAGTTTTGCAAAAGGGTGTTTTTTATGAGTTTAAGAGAACCCCATTCTTGATCAAGAAACCATTGGCGATTTCTGGATCTGGAAATGCAAACCTCGGAAGAAAGGGTGAAAATGTTGATATTCAAGCGCAGAGGACGGAGAGGAAGCCTTTAAATAATGATTATATTAGTAAAAGGACGAGTGCTGAAGTTTTGGGTAAAGAACTATATGCAGATGGGAAGAGATGGGGTTACTATCCAGGATTAGATGGGAGGCTATCTTTTGGCAACTTTTTGGATGCATTCTTCCGAAGAGTAAAATGTAAGATGAGAATCTTTACGGTGTGGAATTCACCACCATGGATGTTTGGTGTTCGACAGCAGAGGGCGTTAGAGAGCATTCTATATCATTACAGACGTGCATGTGTAGTGGTGTTCTCTGAAACGATAGAGCTCAATTTCTTCACTGAATTTGTTAAATATGG TCAAAGTACAACTTCGCACATTGGATGCTCTACATATAAAATATAG
- the LOC140884894 gene encoding uncharacterized protein At4g19900 isoform X2 — protein sequence MLRQLRTRRRPRYGTHICALIAAVLLLLSVSLLHSRLAFFNSHAPNHPHQLPLDSTLSYDPLLDDLDNDSLSSSNPNDDRIDEFDDAAAENTDDILTEEEDDDSVQNQNPAVSSPYYFFDPVGGVVRRVYNRRSIEEWEDYVPFNQKLKSDLGFESDKFSPAFGSDDILVDEKLRQKLSEVRKFEDALLLKGSVLRDGWGEWFDKKGDFLRRDRMFKSNIEVLNPLNNPILQDPDGDGVTGLTRGDKVLQKGVFYEFKRTPFLIKKPLAISGSGNANLGRKGENVDIQAQRTERKPLNNDYISKRTSAEVLGKELYADGKRWGYYPGLDGRLSFGNFLDAFFRRVKCKMRIFTVWNSPPWMFGVRQQRALESILYHYRRACVVVFSETIELNFFTEFVKYGYNVAVVMPNLDELLKDTPTHIFASVWQEWKKTENYPTHYSELIRLAALYK from the exons ATGCTTCGCCAGCTCCGCACGCGCCGCCGTCCCCGCTACGGCACTCACATTTGCGCTTTAATCGCGGCGGTGCTCCTCCTCCTCTCCGTCTCCCTACTTCACAGCCGCCTCGCCTTTTTCAACTCACACGCCCCTAATCACCCACATCAGCTCCCCCTCGATTCTACTCTTTCTTACGACCCCCTCCTCGACGATCTTGATAACGACTCCCTTAGCTCATCCAATCCCAACGATGACCGCATCGACGAATTCGACGACGCCGCTGCTGAAAACACCGACGATATCCTCACCGAAGAAGAAGACGACGACTCCGTTCAGAATCAAAATCCTGCCGTTTCCTCACCCTACTACTTTTTTGATCCTGTCGGTGGCGTTGTGCGGAGAGTTTACAATAGACGCTCGATTGAGGAGTGGGAAGATTATGTTCCCTTCAATCAGAAACTCAAATCAGATCTAGGATTCGAGAGTGACAAATTTTCGCCCGCGTTTGGGTCGGATGATATTTTAGTGGACGAGAAATTGCGTCAGAAATTGAGTGAAGTGAGGAAATTTGAAGATGCCTTGTTGTTGAAAGGGTCGGTGTTGAGGGACGGGTGGGGTGAGTGGTTTGATAAGAAAGGAGACTTTTTACGGAGGGATCGAATGTTCAAATCCAATATTGAGGTATTGAATCCGTTGAATAATCCAATTTTGCAAGATCCCGATGGGGACGGGGTAACAGGATTGACTAGAGGCGACAAAGTTTTGCAAAAGGGTGTTTTTTATGAGTTTAAGAGAACCCCATTCTTGATCAAGAAACCATTGGCGATTTCTGGATCTGGAAATGCAAACCTCGGAAGAAAGGGTGAAAATGTTGATATTCAAGCGCAGAGGACGGAGAGGAAGCCTTTAAATAATGATTATATTAGTAAAAGGACGAGTGCTGAAGTTTTGGGTAAAGAACTATATGCAGATGGGAAGAGATGGGGTTACTATCCAGGATTAGATGGGAGGCTATCTTTTGGCAACTTTTTGGATGCATTCTTCCGAAGAGTAAAATGTAAGATGAGAATCTTTACGGTGTGGAATTCACCACCATGGATGTTTGGTGTTCGACAGCAGAGGGCGTTAGAGAGCATTCTATATCATTACAGACGTGCATGTGTAGTGGTGTTCTCTGAAACGATAGAGCTCAATTTCTTCACTGAATTTGTTAAATATGG TTATAATGTGGCTGTTGTGATGCCAAATCTTGATGAGCTGCTGAAAGATACACCAACTCACATATTTGCCTCTGTGTGGCAAGAATGGAAGAAGACAGAGAATTACCCTACTCACTATAGCGAACTTATCAGACTCGCTGCGCTTTACAAGTAA
- the LOC140884894 gene encoding uncharacterized protein At4g19900 isoform X3 translates to MLRQLRTRRRPRYGTHICALIAAVLLLLSVSLLHSRLAFFNSHAPNHPHQLPLDSTLSYDPLLDDLDNDSLSSSNPNDDRIDEFDDAAAENTDDILTEEEDDDSVQNQNPAVSSPYYFFDPVGGVVRRVYNRRSIEEWEDYVPFNQKLKSDLGFESDKFSPAFGSDDILVDEKLRQKLSEVRKFEDALLLKGSVLRDGWGEWFDKKGDFLRRDRMFKSNIEVLNPLNNPILQDPDGDGVTGLTRGDKVLQKGVFYEFKRTPFLIKKPLAISGSGNANLGRKGENVDIQAQRTERKPLNNDYISKRTSAEVLGKELYADGKRWGYYPGLDGRLSFGNFLDAFFRRVKCKMRIFTVWNSPPWMFGVRQQRALESILYHYRRACVVVFSETIELNFFTEFVKYGLHICFSQSTTSHIGCSTYKI, encoded by the exons ATGCTTCGCCAGCTCCGCACGCGCCGCCGTCCCCGCTACGGCACTCACATTTGCGCTTTAATCGCGGCGGTGCTCCTCCTCCTCTCCGTCTCCCTACTTCACAGCCGCCTCGCCTTTTTCAACTCACACGCCCCTAATCACCCACATCAGCTCCCCCTCGATTCTACTCTTTCTTACGACCCCCTCCTCGACGATCTTGATAACGACTCCCTTAGCTCATCCAATCCCAACGATGACCGCATCGACGAATTCGACGACGCCGCTGCTGAAAACACCGACGATATCCTCACCGAAGAAGAAGACGACGACTCCGTTCAGAATCAAAATCCTGCCGTTTCCTCACCCTACTACTTTTTTGATCCTGTCGGTGGCGTTGTGCGGAGAGTTTACAATAGACGCTCGATTGAGGAGTGGGAAGATTATGTTCCCTTCAATCAGAAACTCAAATCAGATCTAGGATTCGAGAGTGACAAATTTTCGCCCGCGTTTGGGTCGGATGATATTTTAGTGGACGAGAAATTGCGTCAGAAATTGAGTGAAGTGAGGAAATTTGAAGATGCCTTGTTGTTGAAAGGGTCGGTGTTGAGGGACGGGTGGGGTGAGTGGTTTGATAAGAAAGGAGACTTTTTACGGAGGGATCGAATGTTCAAATCCAATATTGAGGTATTGAATCCGTTGAATAATCCAATTTTGCAAGATCCCGATGGGGACGGGGTAACAGGATTGACTAGAGGCGACAAAGTTTTGCAAAAGGGTGTTTTTTATGAGTTTAAGAGAACCCCATTCTTGATCAAGAAACCATTGGCGATTTCTGGATCTGGAAATGCAAACCTCGGAAGAAAGGGTGAAAATGTTGATATTCAAGCGCAGAGGACGGAGAGGAAGCCTTTAAATAATGATTATATTAGTAAAAGGACGAGTGCTGAAGTTTTGGGTAAAGAACTATATGCAGATGGGAAGAGATGGGGTTACTATCCAGGATTAGATGGGAGGCTATCTTTTGGCAACTTTTTGGATGCATTCTTCCGAAGAGTAAAATGTAAGATGAGAATCTTTACGGTGTGGAATTCACCACCATGGATGTTTGGTGTTCGACAGCAGAGGGCGTTAGAGAGCATTCTATATCATTACAGACGTGCATGTGTAGTGGTGTTCTCTGAAACGATAGAGCTCAATTTCTTCACTGAATTTGTTAAATATGG GTTGCATATCTGTTTCAGTCAAAGTACAACTTCGCACATTGGATGCTCTACATATAAAATATAG